In Bradyrhizobium sp. 1(2017), one DNA window encodes the following:
- a CDS encoding ArsR/SmtB family transcription factor, producing the protein MRIDDAAARLEALGNRTRLQIYRALVRAGRSGMPVGRLQDKLKIPASTLSHHIKTLVSVGLVSQVRESTTLVCHANYDAMQGLVDFLASECCADEVGCKDTQTAA; encoded by the coding sequence ATGAGGATCGATGACGCAGCGGCACGCTTGGAAGCTCTGGGCAACCGGACACGCCTCCAGATCTATCGCGCCCTGGTTCGCGCGGGGCGTTCGGGCATGCCCGTGGGCCGCTTGCAGGACAAGCTGAAGATCCCGGCCTCGACGCTGTCGCATCACATCAAGACGTTGGTCTCAGTCGGGCTCGTCAGCCAGGTCCGAGAATCCACGACGCTCGTCTGCCATGCGAACTACGACGCGATGCAGGGCCTGGTGGATTTCCTCGCTTCGGAGTGCTGTGCGGACGAAGTCGGATGCAAGGATACGCAAACGGCCGCCTGA
- a CDS encoding NAD(P)-binding domain-containing protein produces MDKKKVAIIGAGPVGLAAAAHVLERGMSPIVLEAGPEPAHAIRQWQHVQLFSPWEYNVDKAAARLLAPTGWNSPDPSSYPTGDELIERYLEPLATRTKLREVIRTSSRVTAISRAGFDKAKTRGREQAPFEIRYQNGKGPEMLRADAVIDVSGTWFSPNSAGGNGLSAIGEGERAGHIAYGMPDVRGAVRARYAGKTVAVLGAGHSAVGTLIDLVQLADEAPGTQPVWLLRGADPAKAFGGGRNDKLAARGELGSAFAALVAAGKIKVETQFVVTHLSDSEGRLKIAAGACCGARSVIVDELIVSTGFRPDLSFLSELRLRLDPAIEAPVALAPLIDPNEHSCGTVRPHGARELAHDEPGFYVAGMKSYGRAPTFLMMTGYEQVRSIAADIAGDKEAAARVELVLPETGVCTRGGLETAATSGCCGGPAKDDSSACCATDEAAKRSGASGCGCS; encoded by the coding sequence ATGGACAAGAAAAAGGTGGCGATCATCGGGGCAGGGCCCGTCGGTCTCGCGGCGGCCGCGCACGTTCTCGAACGCGGCATGTCTCCCATCGTGCTCGAGGCTGGACCCGAGCCAGCCCACGCGATCCGGCAGTGGCAGCACGTGCAGCTGTTCTCGCCGTGGGAATACAATGTCGACAAGGCAGCGGCGCGCCTGCTCGCGCCGACGGGGTGGAATTCGCCGGACCCGAGCTCCTACCCCACCGGCGACGAGCTGATCGAGCGCTACCTCGAGCCGCTCGCGACTCGAACGAAGCTGCGCGAGGTGATCCGGACGTCCAGTCGCGTCACCGCGATCAGCCGCGCCGGCTTCGACAAGGCGAAGACCAGGGGGCGGGAGCAGGCGCCATTCGAAATCCGCTACCAGAACGGTAAAGGCCCCGAGATGCTGCGTGCCGATGCAGTCATCGACGTGTCAGGCACGTGGTTCTCTCCCAATTCCGCGGGAGGCAATGGTCTGTCCGCAATCGGCGAGGGCGAACGCGCCGGCCATATCGCCTATGGCATGCCGGATGTGCGAGGTGCCGTCCGCGCCAGATATGCCGGGAAGACCGTTGCCGTGCTGGGCGCCGGCCATTCCGCCGTGGGCACGCTGATCGATCTCGTGCAACTCGCGGACGAGGCGCCCGGCACGCAACCCGTCTGGCTGCTGCGCGGCGCCGATCCTGCCAAGGCTTTCGGCGGCGGCCGCAACGACAAGCTCGCTGCCCGTGGTGAGCTGGGAAGTGCTTTCGCAGCGCTCGTTGCCGCCGGGAAGATCAAGGTCGAGACCCAATTCGTTGTCACTCACCTCTCGGACTCCGAAGGTCGCCTCAAGATCGCCGCCGGCGCCTGCTGCGGCGCGCGGAGCGTGATCGTGGACGAACTGATCGTGTCGACGGGCTTTCGTCCCGACCTCTCCTTCCTGTCCGAACTGCGCCTGCGGCTCGACCCTGCCATCGAGGCGCCCGTCGCGCTGGCGCCTCTGATCGATCCCAACGAGCACAGCTGCGGGACCGTGCGTCCGCACGGCGCCCGCGAGCTCGCGCATGATGAACCGGGCTTCTACGTGGCCGGCATGAAGTCGTATGGTCGCGCGCCGACCTTCCTCATGATGACCGGCTACGAGCAGGTCCGCTCGATCGCCGCCGACATCGCCGGCGACAAGGAGGCCGCGGCGAGGGTCGAGCTCGTGCTGCCGGAGACCGGCGTCTGCACGCGAGGCGGCCTCGAGACTGCTGCCACGTCGGGATGCTGCGGCGGTCCGGCCAAGGACGATTCATCCGCCTGCTGCGCGACCGACGAAGCGGCGAAGAGGTCGGGCGCCTCGGGGTGTGGTTGTTCATGA
- a CDS encoding MFS transporter has translation MRQALPGLAAGSLAVIVGLGTAQTIAWASSYYLPAVLAAPIARDLDLAPTYVFAALSGALVLSGLLGPRVGHAIDRFGGRYLLAASNAVFAAGLLLLSWAHGAGLLVAAWMMLGLAMGMGLYEAAFATLTRIYGTGARKPITGITLIAGFASTVGWPLTMWLDAEYGWRAACQIWSVIHVCLALPLNLSLPRATPLDQAAPPVAGASPHSERQSESFAMGVLAYMFAAAGFVSSGVSAILPSMLVAFGATPAQALLAGTLVGPAQVGARLLEAGFLGRFHPLLSARLAMLMNPIGVVTLIAGGSFFAPVFAVLYGAGNGIITIARGTLPLALFGPVGFGKRVGMISLPSRLTGAAAPLVLGLMVEHFGRGALWICALASVSAFVALLLLHADPAPSTRLQTGGQNS, from the coding sequence ATGAGGCAGGCTCTTCCGGGCCTAGCTGCCGGCTCTCTCGCCGTCATCGTTGGCCTTGGCACCGCGCAAACCATTGCGTGGGCGTCGAGTTATTATCTCCCCGCCGTCCTCGCCGCTCCGATTGCGCGGGATCTCGATCTCGCGCCGACTTACGTGTTCGCGGCGCTGTCGGGTGCGCTCGTTCTCTCCGGACTTCTCGGGCCGCGTGTCGGTCATGCGATCGACCGGTTTGGGGGGCGCTACCTGCTCGCGGCGTCGAATGCTGTCTTCGCCGCGGGCTTGCTGCTGCTGTCATGGGCCCATGGCGCGGGGCTGCTGGTCGCCGCGTGGATGATGCTCGGGCTCGCCATGGGCATGGGGCTCTATGAGGCGGCATTCGCGACGCTGACCCGGATCTATGGCACGGGCGCTCGAAAGCCGATCACCGGCATCACGCTGATCGCTGGCTTTGCAAGCACCGTCGGCTGGCCGCTCACGATGTGGCTCGATGCCGAGTATGGCTGGCGCGCCGCCTGCCAGATATGGTCGGTCATCCATGTCTGCCTCGCCTTGCCGCTCAATCTCTCGCTGCCGCGCGCGACGCCGCTGGATCAGGCCGCGCCGCCGGTTGCCGGCGCGAGCCCGCATTCCGAACGCCAGAGCGAGAGCTTTGCGATGGGCGTGTTGGCCTATATGTTTGCGGCAGCCGGCTTCGTCAGCTCGGGTGTTTCGGCGATTCTGCCGTCGATGCTGGTCGCGTTCGGAGCGACGCCGGCTCAAGCTTTGCTCGCAGGGACATTGGTCGGTCCTGCGCAGGTCGGGGCGCGTCTCCTCGAAGCGGGCTTCCTCGGTCGATTCCACCCGCTGTTGTCGGCGAGGCTCGCCATGCTCATGAACCCGATAGGCGTCGTCACGCTGATTGCGGGAGGATCATTCTTCGCGCCGGTTTTCGCTGTCCTCTACGGAGCCGGCAACGGGATCATCACGATCGCACGCGGAACGCTGCCGTTGGCATTGTTTGGACCGGTGGGGTTCGGGAAACGTGTCGGCATGATTTCGCTCCCGTCCCGGCTGACGGGGGCGGCCGCGCCATTGGTGCTGGGTCTGATGGTCGAGCACTTCGGCCGAGGCGCGCTGTGGATCTGCGCTCTTGCCTCGGTCTCCGCGTTCGTCGCGCTGCTGCTGCTTCATGCGGACCCTGCGCCGTCGACGCGCCTGCAGACGGGAGGTCAGAATTCGTAA
- a CDS encoding MFS transporter, whose amino-acid sequence MCIGQVGNLLPHVTLSANLAQHLMPAWGLSAAEGGLMASGYAFGYMLAVPVLTTLTDRIDARVVLVWGSILSGLATVAFGVFAQGFWSGIAIWSIAGLGFAGAYMPGLKALTDRLPAGDTSRAVTLYTSSFSVGVGISFLVAQVVADRWGWPAAFVVTGLGPIAMVVACLLIDERRPAPKAGRLLDFAPVFANREALGYILGYGAHCFELYGIRTWLVGFWTFVVAHQGAPSWLSPVVLSFCFAVISMPASILGNEAALKFGRHRAITVVMIASACVALVIGLNATAPAWVLALLLILYGLTVPADSGALTAGMSAAAVSEHRGATLALHSTVGFGLSAVGAWGTGAALDAAGGPQSATGWLLAFIVLAAGIALGPLALLWARSARSGKQP is encoded by the coding sequence ATGTGCATCGGGCAGGTCGGCAATCTGCTGCCGCATGTGACGCTGTCGGCGAACCTGGCGCAGCATCTGATGCCGGCCTGGGGACTCTCGGCGGCCGAAGGCGGGCTGATGGCGAGCGGTTATGCGTTCGGCTACATGCTCGCGGTACCCGTGCTGACGACCTTGACCGACCGGATCGATGCGCGCGTCGTCCTGGTCTGGGGCTCGATCTTGAGCGGACTTGCCACCGTCGCATTCGGCGTGTTCGCGCAGGGATTCTGGTCGGGGATTGCGATCTGGTCCATTGCGGGACTCGGATTTGCCGGCGCCTACATGCCTGGCCTGAAGGCGCTGACGGACCGGCTTCCCGCCGGCGACACCTCGCGGGCCGTCACGCTGTACACATCGAGCTTTTCCGTGGGGGTGGGCATCTCGTTCCTGGTGGCGCAAGTGGTCGCCGATCGCTGGGGTTGGCCCGCCGCTTTCGTCGTGACCGGCCTCGGTCCGATCGCAATGGTCGTCGCGTGCCTCCTGATCGACGAGCGGCGGCCCGCGCCGAAGGCGGGGCGTCTCCTCGATTTCGCGCCGGTCTTCGCCAATCGCGAGGCGCTCGGATACATCCTCGGCTACGGCGCGCACTGCTTTGAGCTCTACGGTATCCGCACCTGGCTGGTCGGGTTCTGGACATTCGTGGTCGCGCATCAAGGCGCGCCGTCGTGGCTCAGCCCCGTCGTGCTGAGCTTCTGCTTCGCGGTGATCTCGATGCCCGCGAGCATCCTCGGCAACGAGGCCGCGCTGAAATTCGGCCGCCATCGTGCGATCACCGTCGTGATGATCGCCTCGGCTTGCGTCGCGCTTGTCATCGGACTGAACGCGACCGCGCCGGCATGGGTGCTCGCGCTGCTGTTGATCCTCTATGGCCTGACGGTGCCGGCGGATTCCGGCGCCTTGACCGCCGGCATGTCGGCCGCGGCCGTCTCGGAGCATCGCGGCGCAACACTGGCCTTGCATTCGACGGTCGGCTTCGGCCTCTCGGCGGTGGGAGCATGGGGGACCGGCGCCGCGCTCGATGCGGCGGGCGGCCCGCAAAGCGCGACGGGCTGGCTGCTGGCGTTCATCGTCCTTGCGGCGGGAATCGCGCTGGGACCGCTGGCGCTGCTTTGGGCGCGGTCGGCTCGATCGGGAAAGCAGCCGTGA
- a CDS encoding Cj0069 family protein, which translates to MDTERHPSSRNTVAILSRGDAAARSNATPQNSRFVRVFEALAAVGIDARPAIYDESFTETVRDELLGVDGVLVWVDPIHQGKTRADLDAMLREVAARGPLVSAHPDVILKMGVKEVLYQTRHLGWGTDTHRYDSAVAFRAEFPSRLRASGPRVLKQNRGNGGQGVWKVEALPNADGIVRVLHAQRGCLPEEMPVEDLIARCQPYFGWGGCIIDQAYQARLPDGMIRCYMSAAKVAGFGHQLIKALIPPPPEGPDAPEAQPGPRIMHGPSAPAFQALRKSMENEWVPQMMQALDIDETSLPVIWDADFLYGPRDAAGGDTYVLCEINASSCFAIPDEAPAAIARTLKQRLLSTRKVRTG; encoded by the coding sequence ATGGACACCGAACGACATCCCTCTTCCCGCAATACTGTCGCCATCCTCTCGCGCGGAGATGCTGCCGCACGCTCGAACGCGACGCCGCAAAACAGCCGCTTCGTCCGCGTTTTCGAGGCGCTGGCCGCGGTCGGCATCGACGCCCGGCCGGCCATCTACGACGAGAGCTTCACTGAAACCGTGCGCGATGAACTGCTCGGCGTCGACGGCGTGCTCGTCTGGGTCGATCCGATTCATCAAGGCAAGACGCGCGCCGATCTCGATGCCATGCTCCGCGAAGTTGCGGCCCGGGGACCCTTAGTCAGCGCGCATCCCGATGTCATCCTGAAGATGGGCGTCAAGGAGGTGCTTTACCAAACCCGTCATCTCGGCTGGGGCACCGACACGCATCGTTACGACAGCGCTGTGGCATTCCGCGCCGAATTTCCCTCACGCCTGCGGGCGAGCGGCCCGCGCGTGCTGAAGCAGAATCGCGGCAATGGCGGCCAGGGAGTCTGGAAGGTGGAGGCACTGCCGAATGCTGACGGCATCGTACGCGTGCTGCATGCGCAGCGCGGCTGCCTGCCCGAGGAGATGCCGGTCGAGGACCTCATCGCGCGATGCCAGCCCTATTTCGGCTGGGGCGGCTGCATCATCGACCAGGCCTATCAAGCTCGCCTCCCCGACGGCATGATCCGGTGCTACATGAGCGCAGCCAAGGTTGCCGGCTTCGGGCATCAATTGATCAAGGCCCTGATTCCGCCACCGCCGGAAGGTCCCGACGCGCCCGAGGCGCAGCCAGGACCTCGCATCATGCACGGACCCTCGGCCCCGGCGTTCCAGGCGCTGCGCAAGTCGATGGAGAACGAATGGGTGCCGCAGATGATGCAGGCGCTCGACATCGATGAAACCTCGCTCCCCGTTATCTGGGACGCGGACTTCCTCTACGGGCCAAGGGATGCCGCCGGCGGCGACACCTACGTTCTGTGCGAGATCAACGCGAGCTCCTGCTTTGCCATCCCCGACGAGGCGCCGGCAGCGATCGCGCGAACATTGAAGCAGCGTTTGCTCAGCACTCGAAAGGTGCGCACCGGCTGA
- a CDS encoding DUF1254 domain-containing protein, producing the protein MIRLLFTIVAGIVLGLVVHLVSVLALPRIATQDAYSRLTPMTKLNGVTQLPLADPQTSPMPFMDPAFALAICRYDLTNGPIKLTVPVSQAYTSVSFYTHNEIAYYAINDRSAGRKVIELDLMTEAQHNELPEDEEVTAADRLIIDSPSTTGLIVMKALAAEPGLMQQAQATLQAATCAPQAEPPAKAEAPRGRR; encoded by the coding sequence ATGATCCGCCTGCTGTTCACCATCGTCGCCGGCATCGTTCTGGGCCTCGTGGTCCATCTCGTCAGCGTGCTGGCGCTGCCGCGGATCGCGACGCAGGATGCCTATTCGCGGCTGACGCCGATGACCAAGCTCAACGGCGTCACCCAGCTGCCCCTCGCCGATCCGCAGACCTCGCCGATGCCGTTCATGGACCCGGCCTTTGCGCTCGCGATCTGCCGCTATGATCTGACGAACGGACCGATCAAGCTCACGGTGCCGGTGAGCCAGGCCTATACCTCGGTGTCGTTCTACACCCACAACGAGATCGCCTATTACGCCATCAACGACCGCTCGGCGGGCCGCAAGGTGATCGAGCTCGACCTCATGACGGAGGCGCAGCACAACGAGCTGCCCGAGGACGAGGAGGTCACCGCGGCCGACCGGCTGATCATCGATTCCCCTTCTACCACGGGCCTGATCGTGATGAAGGCGCTCGCCGCCGAGCCCGGCCTGATGCAGCAGGCGCAGGCGACGCTTCAGGCCGCGACCTGCGCCCCGCAGGCCGAGCCGCCCGCCAAGGCCGAGGCGCCGCGCGGCCGGCGGTAA